A portion of the Cryptomeria japonica chromosome 5, Sugi_1.0, whole genome shotgun sequence genome contains these proteins:
- the LOC131058336 gene encoding glyoxylase I 4, translating into MGKGENPCPLPLLALNHVSFVCKSVQSSTQFYINVLGFKLVKRPSSFEFQGAWLFNYGVGIHLLECTSVDDLPKKSEINPRHNHISFQSSDIETIQRKLEDIKMKYEKRVVEEGGVYIEQIFFHDPDGYMIEICNCNKLPLIPLTDGKAPTSVTRSRFPWLRSTPKKERRDSFTEISLVSINSDAGEPELSDFGKGVGSVATGAERCCSSVVAQNDQNPIMLDIMNFYL; encoded by the exons ATGGGGAAAGGAGAGAATCCATGTCCTCTGCCTTTGCTCGCTCTGAACCATGTCTCATTTGTGTGCAAGTCTGTGCAATCTTCCACTCAATTCTACATAAATGTTCTTGGATTTAAGCTTGTGAAGAGGCCTTCCTCCTTCGAATTCCAAGGGGCTTG GTTGTTCAACTATGGAGTCGGAATACATCTGTTGGAGTGCACATCTGTTGATGATCTCCCCAAGAAATCAGAGATCAATCCAAGGCATAACCATATCTCTTTCCAG AGTAGTGACATTGAGACGATCCAAAGAAAGCTAGAAGACATAAAGATGAAATATGAGAAGCGAGTTGTAGAAGAGGGAGGAGTCTATATCGAGCAAATTTTCTTCCACGATCCAGATGGGTATATGATAGAGATCTGCAACTGCAACAAATTGCCACTAATTCCCCTCACTGATGGGAAGGCTCCAACTTCTGTCACTCGATCAAGATTCCCATGGCTTAGATCCACACCCAAAAAGGAGAGAAGAGACAGCTTCACAGAAATCTCTTTGGTGTCAATAAATTCTGATGCGGGAGAACCAGAGCTCTCTGATTTTG GAAAAGGCGTGGGAAGCGTGGCAACTGGAGCTGAGCGTTGCTGCTCATCTGTAGTAGCACAAAACGATCAAAATCCCATAATGCTTGACATCATGAATTTCTATCTGTAA